Within Candidatus Neomarinimicrobiota bacterium, the genomic segment GGAATCTATACGATTGTTTATCTCGCCCTCGTCGAGATGGCGGCAGGTTTTGTCATACTTATATTGTCTCTTTTCCTTTTGCGCCTTTTTTCTTTTAATGTCCAACTCTTCAGGCTTGCAAAAGCATCGGTAGGCGTGGCCTGTTTCGAGTAATTTTAAAGCGTTTGCACTGTATTCCTCTATTCTCGTAGATTGATATACTGTCTCCTCATCCCATTTAAGTCCAAGCCATTGGAGGCTCCGGAGAATTTCATCGGTTAAGCCGGTTTCAGAGCGTTTCTTATCGGTATCTTCAATGCGGAGAAGAAATTTACCTTCGTGATTTTTTGCGAAGAGGAAATTGAATAATGCAGTTCTGGCGCCGCCTACATGAAGATGACCTGTCGGACTCGGCGCGAATCTAACCCTTACTCCGCTGAAATCGCGATTCATTCCTTGTTATTTTCTTCTTCAGGCTCGGGTCTGCTTTTAACAACAAGCTTCGGCTTCTTCGAATCGCTGCTCTCGCTCGCATTGACAATCACACCGCCTCCCCACCTGGCGAACGCATTATACAACAACGCCATCAGAGCGCCCAAACCAGCGTAAACCAGGCTCGCTCCTGAGGAAATCATCGCTATGATGAACAATCCGATGGGTAATCCAAAAAAACCGGGCAGCGTCGCTTCATCCGAGTAGATTGTGCTGTTCAGAAAAGCCGACACAAAATTTACACCGAATATGATAATAAAATATCCGCCGATACCAAGCAGCAAATGCAGAATGAACATAACAAGAAATATGATTTTAACTGCGGACCAGACGTCTATGGATTTTAATTCAAGTATCATTTTTATTCTAACGTAATGATGATAGCGTAGCGATCAGACTATCCTAACCCGGGTAGGTCATCTTCAACGCCTTCAGTGCTCTCTTCTTCCTTTAATCTAATATTAGTCGGCATTTCACTTTCCTCGTCCGACCGAATTCTTAACCTGAGATCCGTCGGCGAGTCAGAGTTGGATAGCGCCGTTTCCACGTCGATCTTTCCAGCTTTATAAAGTCCGTACAGAGACTCGTCAAAAGTGATCATTCCTTGACCGGCAGACCTCTCAATAGCGCTTTTGAGAGTCTGGAATTCGCCCTTAAGAATTAGATCGGCGATCCGAGATGTTACCGTCATGAATTCGACAGCCAGGAAACGCTCATTCCTTCTCTTAGCTTTAATAAGCCGCTGCGCAAGCACCGCGTTCAGGGTTTGAGAGAGCTGAAGTTTCAGCATGTCGTGCGTTTCGTGCGGAAAGAAACCGAATATCCTGTCTAAAGTCTGCGGAGCGTTATTTGCGTGCAGAGTTCCCATAACGAGGTGGCCGGTTTCCGCGAATGATATGGCTGCTTCCATTGATTCTCTATCGCGTATCTCACCTATCAACAGGACGTCGGGAGCTTGTCGCAACGCACCCCTCAACGCTGTACGATACGACTCGCTGTCCTTTCCTACCTCTCTCTGGGTAATTATACTTTTTTTATGCTCATGCACGAATTCGA encodes:
- a CDS encoding PilT/PilU family type 4a pilus ATPase, giving the protein MDISPLFKLMAEKEASDMFITADSPVYLKIKGNLKSVADRLVTADEIDGMISHIISTDEYREFKDRKDFDTSLFVEGVGRFRLSFFVQKGSPGMVARRISTKLPTLEELGLPPELADISMTNTGLVLIVGGTGSGKSTTLAALVNHRNTNKDGHIITIEDPVEFVHEHKKSIITQREVGKDSESYRTALRGALRQAPDVLLIGEIRDRESMEAAISFAETGHLVMGTLHANNAPQTLDRIFGFFPHETHDMLKLQLSQTLNAVLAQRLIKAKRRNERFLAVEFMTVTSRIADLILKGEFQTLKSAIERSAGQGMITFDESLYGLYKAGKIDVETALSNSDSPTDLRLRIRSDEESEMPTNIRLKEEESTEGVEDDLPGLG
- a CDS encoding DUF3566 domain-containing protein translates to MILELKSIDVWSAVKIIFLVMFILHLLLGIGGYFIIIFGVNFVSAFLNSTIYSDEATLPGFFGLPIGLFIIAMISSGASLVYAGLGALMALLYNAFARWGGGVIVNASESSDSKKPKLVVKSRPEPEEENNKE